The DNA segment CTGGCCGCCGGCAAACGAAAGAAAGTGGCCCTCGTCGCCTGTATGCGCAAACTGCTCACCATCCTCAACGCGATGGTCCGAAAACGACAGACCTGGCGGAACGTGATCCTGCAAACTACTTGATTTCCAAGACAGTCGCTCCCCTGACCCCTCCCTGCAAGGGAGGGGGATTATTCTTCCTTGGCGCGCTTCGCGATTTCAAGCGCTTTTTCGTCGATCGCCGCCGTGTAATCCTGCCAGGCGGTTTTCGTCTCTGGGTCGCTCGTGCGCCACATCGTGAAGTGGCAGGTCGGCGCCCCGGCCGGAATCGTGCTGTCGAAGCGCACGTCGAAATCGTGCTCGCGGCCGTACTCGCGCATGGCGTCGATCATCCCCTCGACGAAATAGCGCTGCACCCGGCAATCAAACGCCTGGTAATGATCCTGGTGTGGGCACCACAGAATATCGAAGCTCACCTGCTCCGGACTGTCGATCTTCGGGGCTTCCAGCGACGCGTACGCGATGCGATTGATCACCGAGGCGTAGAAGCTGATGAACTCCGCTTCGCTCATGTCGTCGGGCTTTTTGGTGCCGGCCAGGATCTGCCGACCCACGTCGAGGCCGACGCGGTGCAAACCCTCGTACACCGCCTGCTGCCCGGCGCGGCCGAACAAGCGCTCGCAGGACTTGAGCACTTCGATCACGGCCATGGCTTGCATCGTCCCCCATTGCCAGAGCGTGGCCGGGTCGAAGTCGGTTTTGGCCAGGACCTCTTCCTTCAATCGTTTCAGCCCCTTGGCATAGGGCTGGTTGA comes from the Pirellulales bacterium genome and includes:
- a CDS encoding IS110 family transposase is translated as LAAGKRKKVALVACMRKLLTILNAMVRKRQTWRNVILQTT